One Candidatus Latescibacterota bacterium genomic window carries:
- a CDS encoding glycosyltransferase family 39 protein, translating to MRSDEQNRQILILSGIVIIAAVLRFYRLGHQSFWIDEILTAGSYASPPEGISYWRKLLWDMHGPLYSLVMHYWSIVRSSEAWLRFPGAFAGVGSVILMYRWMSSITDWKTAMTGACLLAVSPFHIYYSQEMRFYSFLVLFVLLSLIAFKRFLDDPCRKSGVILGVTLGLACLSHFMAVFLCGGFLIYIVASGRLRGKWVRPGLIAAMITLVIVSPWIYREIYFLRRIDVVSISTLPDESRLRGDLTLNRWAYPYSFFAFSTGFSFGPDLNQLHLVSSGKELLRSHGWWIIPAGIVFSALTVAGLFRSRREGLLGLFLSISLTSLGLVTTAALMNIKVFNVRYLICFFPIYLATLALGIRSRRIWAPPALAAVVLIMLYSTWNYHMVDHYSRDDFRSAADTVTENMNAGDLVILSCGRDVFEHYYDKKNDIVEYSPLTIGNEKTRSRLESQLSEYRRVWYLGCREWDVDPDGIFIKTLYSASEEGRIWEFTGIRLFLVKGGE from the coding sequence ATGAGATCTGATGAACAAAATAGACAGATTCTGATCCTCTCTGGAATCGTAATCATCGCGGCAGTGCTCCGTTTTTATAGACTCGGACATCAATCGTTCTGGATAGATGAGATACTTACTGCGGGATCGTACGCCTCTCCACCTGAGGGGATCTCATACTGGAGGAAGCTGCTCTGGGACATGCACGGTCCGCTTTATTCGCTGGTCATGCACTATTGGAGCATTGTGAGATCATCGGAGGCTTGGCTCCGTTTCCCGGGCGCTTTTGCCGGTGTCGGTTCCGTGATATTGATGTACAGATGGATGTCGTCGATCACTGACTGGAAGACAGCTATGACTGGCGCGTGTCTGCTGGCAGTCAGTCCTTTTCATATTTACTATTCCCAGGAGATGAGGTTCTATTCGTTTCTTGTTCTTTTTGTGCTCCTTTCATTGATCGCATTCAAGAGATTTCTTGATGATCCATGCCGGAAAAGCGGCGTGATCCTCGGTGTTACCCTGGGGTTGGCCTGCCTTTCTCATTTCATGGCTGTTTTTCTCTGCGGAGGATTCCTTATATATATTGTCGCCTCAGGGAGGTTGAGAGGAAAATGGGTCCGGCCCGGGCTGATAGCAGCCATGATAACACTGGTCATAGTCTCTCCATGGATTTATCGTGAGATATATTTCCTGCGAAGGATCGACGTTGTCTCGATATCGACTTTACCTGACGAATCGAGACTCAGAGGAGATCTGACATTGAATCGTTGGGCATACCCTTACTCGTTTTTCGCATTTTCCACCGGATTTTCATTTGGTCCAGACCTCAATCAGCTTCATTTAGTGTCTTCCGGGAAAGAATTGCTGAGAAGCCATGGCTGGTGGATAATCCCGGCAGGGATAGTTTTCTCAGCTCTTACTGTGGCGGGATTGTTCAGAAGCAGAAGAGAAGGACTGCTGGGATTATTTCTTTCGATATCCCTGACGTCGCTCGGCCTTGTAACTACGGCGGCTCTGATGAATATCAAGGTGTTCAATGTACGTTACCTGATCTGTTTTTTTCCAATATATCTGGCGACCCTGGCACTGGGTATCAGAAGCAGGAGGATCTGGGCGCCACCTGCATTAGCGGCAGTAGTTCTGATAATGCTCTATTCCACCTGGAACTATCATATGGTAGATCACTATTCAAGGGATGATTTCAGGAGTGCAGCGGACACAGTAACGGAAAATATGAACGCCGGAGACCTTGTCATCCTTTCATGTGGAAGAGACGTTTTCGAGCATTACTACGACAAAAAGAACGATATAGTCGAATATTCTCCACTAACAATCGGGAACGAAAAGACCAGGTCACGTCTCGAATCACAGTTGTCAGAATACAGGAGAGTATGGTATTTGGGCTGTCGTGAATGGGATGTGGACCCTGACGGGATATTCATCAAAACTCTGTATTCAGCTTCTGAAGAAGGCCGGATCTGGGAATTCACAGGAATAAGGCTGTTCCTGGTCAAAGGCGGGGAATGA